Proteins from one Suncus etruscus isolate mSunEtr1 chromosome 3, mSunEtr1.pri.cur, whole genome shotgun sequence genomic window:
- the TOMM20L gene encoding TOMM20-like protein 1: MESEPSSSRQSPEQDLWNPVYSEKWKELFLQEVQIGEFWLSRGEHQRGGEHFGNALLVCEEPQELLRVFQHTLPPQVFEMLLHKIPLICQVSTFLSL; this comes from the exons ATGGAATCGGAGCCCAGCAGCTCCAGGCAGTCACCTGAGCAGGAC TTGTGGAATCCAGTGTATAGCgaaaaatggaaagaactttttctGCAAGAGGTACAAATAGGAGAATTTTGGTTATCTAGAG GAGAGCATCAGAGAGGAGGGGAGCATTTTGGCAACGCCCTTTTAGTGTGTGAGGAGCCCCAGGAACTTCTGAGGGTCTTTCAACACACGCTCCCTCCCCAGGTATTTGAGATGCTGTTGCACAAAATCCCCCTTATCTGTCAGGTGAGCACATTTTTGTCTTTATGA